A genomic stretch from Photobacterium atrarenae includes:
- a CDS encoding NCS2 family permease, with translation MLEKIFKLKEHGTDVRTEVLAGVTTFLTMAYIIFVNPTMLATTGMDQGAVFVATCLAAMVGCFIMGFVANYPVAQAPGMGLNAFFTYSVVLGMGHTWQVALAAVFFSGLCFIALSVFRVREWIINAIPTALRTGISAGIGLFLAFIALQSSGIVVDNPATLVHVGDLTSFPAVMASLGFFLTIGLVHRGYKAAVLIAILAVTVMGIAFGDIQYAGIVSMPPSIAPTFMQMDFNGALEVGLVSVVFAFLFVDLFDTAGTLVGVATKAELIDKEGKLPRLNRALLADSTATSVGAVLGTSNTTSFVESVSGVAVGGRTGLTAVTVGGMFLLALFFAPLAGMVPAYATAGALFYVAILMMSGLVSVDWRDLTEAAPVVVVCLLMPLTYSIAEGIGLGFITYAAVKVLSGKGRDVNLSVWAISALFLAKIIFL, from the coding sequence ATGCTTGAGAAAATTTTCAAACTGAAAGAGCACGGGACTGATGTCCGAACCGAAGTGCTTGCCGGTGTGACAACCTTCCTGACGATGGCTTATATCATCTTTGTGAACCCGACGATGTTGGCCACCACGGGAATGGATCAGGGGGCGGTCTTTGTCGCCACCTGCCTGGCCGCGATGGTGGGTTGCTTTATCATGGGCTTTGTCGCCAATTATCCGGTTGCGCAGGCACCGGGCATGGGACTCAACGCATTCTTCACGTACAGTGTTGTGTTGGGCATGGGCCATACCTGGCAGGTCGCTCTGGCGGCGGTTTTCTTCTCAGGCTTGTGTTTCATTGCGCTGAGTGTGTTCCGGGTTCGGGAGTGGATCATTAATGCGATCCCAACCGCTTTGCGAACCGGGATCTCGGCCGGTATCGGGCTGTTCCTGGCCTTTATTGCGCTGCAAAGTTCCGGAATTGTGGTCGACAATCCGGCAACCCTGGTACACGTGGGCGATTTGACCAGCTTTCCTGCGGTGATGGCATCTCTGGGTTTCTTCCTGACGATTGGTTTGGTGCACCGTGGTTATAAGGCTGCGGTCCTGATTGCCATTCTGGCCGTCACCGTGATGGGCATTGCGTTTGGTGATATTCAATATGCCGGGATTGTGTCGATGCCACCGAGCATTGCGCCGACATTTATGCAGATGGACTTCAATGGCGCGCTGGAAGTCGGTCTGGTGTCTGTGGTTTTTGCCTTCCTGTTTGTGGATCTGTTCGATACCGCAGGTACGCTGGTCGGTGTTGCGACTAAGGCTGAGTTGATTGATAAAGAGGGAAAACTGCCGCGTCTGAACCGTGCGCTATTGGCAGACAGTACGGCGACTTCAGTCGGTGCTGTGCTGGGCACCTCTAATACCACCTCGTTTGTCGAGAGTGTCTCCGGTGTCGCCGTGGGTGGGCGTACCGGCCTGACTGCGGTCACCGTTGGGGGGATGTTCCTGCTGGCGCTGTTTTTTGCACCGTTGGCTGGCATGGTGCCGGCCTATGCAACTGCGGGCGCTTTGTTCTATGTCGCGATCCTGATGATGTCCGGTTTAGTGAGCGTAGACTGGCGCGACTTAACAGAAGCGGCACCTGTAGTTGTCGTTTGCCTGTTAATGCCGTTAACATACTCAATTGCTGAAGGTATTGGCCTAGGTTTTATTACGTATGCTGCGGTTAAAGTCCTGAGCGGCAAGGGAAGGGATGTCAATCTTAGCGTCTGGGCTATCTCGGCCCTGTTTCTTGCTAAAATTATCTTCTTATAA
- a CDS encoding methyl-accepting chemotaxis protein, with amino-acid sequence MGIIQNLRVISISRRLYLLGITITVLSLIPLVIFASNYQSNMLEQKRIKTRHLVESAHSLFRFYYEQEQQGLLSREQAQAQATQAIAALRYEDKDYFWINDLEPRMVMHPFKPALNGKPLGSFADPHGNRLFSDMVKVVKTQGAGFVDYYWEKPGADIPVAKISYVKGFEPWGWLVGSGVYIDDIQAQFISEVKALGLILLGFLSVMFVMASLIGRSITAPCEETLAAMTDIAEGDGDLTLRLPDHGNDELGRLARAYNTFADRICDMLRDVAPVSEHISSTATQLNAVSRQTVHSATESHTGVDSVTAAMQQLHTNNQQVSGSAQQAAEAASIAHQQSENSIAVVSNSSTEMHALLQLLDNTDASAQALAKDSQTIGSVLVVIREIAEQTNLLALNAAIEAARAGEQGRGFAVVADEVRTLATRTQSSTNEIESIIDSLQARATEVSEALQQTREQSTNTARHSEEVADALTAIGQQIRTIRELNQHIAGASTQQTEAAENINHNLLQLAEHSQTTVHQGEQISSASEQLLASGHKLNRHLSHFKI; translated from the coding sequence ATGGGCATCATACAAAACCTCAGAGTGATCTCGATCAGCCGCCGGCTGTATTTGCTGGGCATCACCATCACCGTACTATCGCTCATCCCGCTCGTCATTTTTGCCTCCAATTATCAATCCAACATGCTGGAGCAAAAACGGATCAAAACCCGTCATTTGGTTGAGTCTGCCCACAGCCTGTTTCGCTTTTATTACGAACAGGAACAACAAGGGCTGCTCAGCCGGGAGCAGGCACAGGCGCAGGCAACCCAGGCTATTGCCGCACTGCGTTATGAAGATAAGGACTATTTCTGGATCAACGATTTAGAGCCGCGCATGGTGATGCATCCATTTAAGCCAGCCCTCAATGGCAAGCCGCTGGGCAGCTTCGCGGATCCGCACGGCAACCGACTATTTAGCGATATGGTCAAAGTAGTCAAAACGCAAGGTGCCGGCTTTGTTGACTATTATTGGGAGAAACCGGGCGCAGATATCCCGGTGGCCAAGATTTCTTACGTCAAAGGGTTTGAACCCTGGGGCTGGCTGGTCGGCTCAGGCGTCTATATCGATGATATCCAAGCCCAGTTCATCTCAGAGGTGAAAGCGCTCGGGCTGATACTGCTCGGCTTTCTGTCAGTGATGTTCGTGATGGCCTCGCTGATCGGCCGCTCGATCACCGCACCGTGCGAGGAAACCCTGGCAGCGATGACAGACATTGCCGAAGGGGATGGCGACCTCACCCTACGCCTGCCGGACCATGGCAATGATGAGCTGGGACGCCTGGCCCGTGCCTACAATACCTTTGCCGATCGGATCTGTGACATGCTCAGAGATGTCGCGCCAGTTAGTGAACACATCAGCTCGACCGCCACCCAACTCAACGCAGTGTCGCGCCAAACCGTTCACAGCGCCACCGAATCCCACACCGGAGTCGACAGCGTGACGGCGGCGATGCAACAACTCCATACCAATAACCAGCAAGTGTCCGGCTCGGCCCAACAGGCAGCTGAAGCCGCATCAATAGCCCATCAGCAAAGCGAAAACAGCATCGCGGTGGTGTCGAACTCGTCAACAGAAATGCATGCCCTGCTCCAGCTCCTCGACAATACCGACGCCAGTGCCCAAGCCCTGGCCAAAGACTCGCAAACCATCGGCTCTGTGCTCGTGGTGATCCGGGAAATTGCCGAGCAGACCAATCTTCTGGCCCTCAATGCGGCCATTGAAGCGGCCCGGGCCGGGGAGCAAGGACGCGGCTTTGCCGTGGTAGCCGATGAAGTGCGAACCCTGGCGACCCGGACCCAAAGCAGCACCAATGAAATCGAAAGCATCATTGACAGCCTACAAGCCCGGGCAACGGAAGTGAGCGAGGCACTACAGCAAACCCGGGAGCAGTCAACCAACACCGCCAGGCACTCCGAAGAGGTCGCCGACGCACTGACCGCAATTGGCCAGCAGATCCGTACCATTCGTGAGCTGAACCAGCATATAGCAGGCGCGAGCACTCAGCAGACCGAAGCCGCTGAAAATATCAATCATAACCTGCTGCAACTGGCTGAGCACAGCCAGACGACAGTTCATCAGGGCGAGCAGATTTCATCGGCCAGCGAGCAGTTACTTGCGAGCGGTCACAAACTCAATCGCCATCTGTCACATTTTAAGATTTAG
- a CDS encoding aminoacyl-histidine dipeptidase gives MSEISQLSPQPVWQFFDQICSIPHPSKHEEQLAQHIIRFAESEGLDVRRDAVGNVFIKKPATPGMENRKGVVLQAHIDMVPQKNEDTEHEFTRDPIQPYIDGEWVTAKGTTLGADNGMGMAACLAVLAAKDIEHGPLEVLLTIDEEAGMTGAFGLEAGWLEGDILLNTDSEQEGEVYMGCAGGVDGAITLDIAREGVPSDHAGAKLVIKGLKGGHSGCDIHTGRGNANKLLGRFLYAHADELGLRLNHVSGGTLRNAIPREAFAQVSLPAANVDKLNTLFAHYQTILTAELGKIETDLNLFVEPADRPADVMTTAAQQRLLAVLNACPNGVIRMSDEIEGVVETSLNVGVITTEANQVTILCLVRSLIDSGRSNVEGMLKAVAELAGATCEFSGAYPGWKPDADSEVMHLFRETYESIYGKKPNIMVIHAGLECGLFKEPYPNMDMISFGPTIKFPHSPDEKVNIETVGLFWEQMVAILKNIPVKA, from the coding sequence GTGTCTGAGATCAGTCAACTGTCACCGCAACCAGTGTGGCAATTCTTCGATCAAATCTGCTCAATTCCTCACCCTTCCAAACACGAAGAGCAACTTGCTCAGCACATTATCCGCTTCGCTGAAAGCGAAGGCCTGGACGTGCGTCGTGACGCGGTCGGGAACGTCTTCATCAAGAAACCTGCGACCCCGGGCATGGAAAACCGCAAAGGTGTCGTCCTGCAAGCCCATATCGATATGGTGCCGCAGAAAAATGAAGATACTGAGCATGAGTTCACCCGTGATCCGATCCAGCCGTATATTGACGGTGAATGGGTGACTGCCAAAGGCACCACCCTGGGTGCAGACAACGGTATGGGCATGGCCGCCTGTCTGGCAGTTCTGGCTGCGAAAGACATTGAACACGGCCCGCTGGAAGTGCTGCTGACCATTGATGAAGAAGCTGGCATGACAGGTGCCTTTGGCCTGGAAGCCGGTTGGCTGGAAGGCGATATCCTGCTCAACACCGACTCTGAGCAGGAAGGCGAAGTGTACATGGGCTGTGCCGGCGGCGTCGACGGTGCAATCACCCTGGACATCGCACGTGAAGGCGTGCCTAGCGATCACGCCGGCGCCAAGCTGGTGATCAAGGGGCTCAAAGGCGGCCACTCCGGCTGTGATATTCACACCGGTCGCGGCAACGCCAACAAGCTGCTGGGTCGCTTCCTGTACGCTCACGCCGATGAGTTAGGCCTGCGCCTGAATCACGTAAGCGGCGGCACCCTGCGCAATGCGATCCCGCGCGAAGCATTCGCCCAGGTTTCCCTGCCGGCAGCCAATGTCGACAAACTCAACACGTTATTTGCCCACTACCAGACGATCCTGACTGCCGAGCTGGGCAAAATCGAAACTGATTTGAACCTGTTTGTCGAGCCGGCAGATCGACCTGCCGATGTTATGACCACAGCTGCCCAGCAGCGCCTACTAGCGGTGCTGAACGCCTGTCCGAACGGCGTGATCCGCATGAGCGATGAGATTGAAGGCGTCGTTGAAACCTCACTAAACGTCGGGGTGATCACAACTGAAGCAAACCAAGTGACAATCCTGTGTCTAGTTCGCTCACTGATTGACAGTGGTCGCAGCAACGTCGAGGGCATGCTCAAGGCCGTCGCTGAACTGGCTGGTGCAACATGCGAGTTCTCCGGCGCTTACCCGGGCTGGAAGCCGGATGCCGACTCTGAAGTCATGCACCTGTTCCGTGAAACCTATGAGTCAATCTATGGGAAGAAACCGAACATCATGGTGATCCATGCCGGTCTGGAATGTGGCCTGTTTAAAGAGCCGTACCCGAACATGGATATGATCTCTTTCGGGCCGACCATCAAGTTCCCGCACTCTCCGGATGAGAAGGTCAATATTGAAACCGTTGGTCTGTTCTGGGAGCAAATGGTTGCGATCCTGAAAAATATCCCGGTCAAAGCGTAA
- the dinB gene encoding DNA polymerase IV: protein MANPSSPQQYPRKIIHVDMDCFFAAVEMRDNPALKEVPIAIGGRSEQRGVLSTCNYLAREYGVRSAMPTAKAMQLCPHLTLVPGRMEVYKSVSRQIRAVFQRYTDKIEPLSLDEAYLDVTECEQLHGSATLIAQDIRRAIREELDLTASAGIAPVKFIAKIASDLNKPDGQFVVIPEEVPDFVATLKLEKIPGVGKVTIQKLHEKGLYVGRDVQQYDRHLLLKQFGKFGQSLWSRAHGIDEREVVVERERKSVGVERTFAQNISSYEQCWEVVERLYPELEKRLRRVRPALNIAKQGVKVKFADFQQTTVEHTQHQLDKAQFVGLLTEALTRQQDREIRLIGISVGLEQGIKAQQLSFEGF from the coding sequence ATGGCTAACCCTTCTTCTCCTCAACAGTACCCGCGCAAAATCATCCATGTTGATATGGATTGCTTTTTTGCGGCGGTTGAAATGCGGGATAATCCGGCACTGAAGGAGGTACCCATTGCCATTGGTGGCCGCTCAGAGCAGCGTGGTGTGCTCAGTACCTGTAACTACCTGGCCCGTGAATACGGTGTACGCTCGGCGATGCCGACAGCCAAAGCAATGCAACTGTGTCCCCATCTGACATTGGTTCCGGGCCGGATGGAAGTCTACAAATCAGTCTCGCGCCAGATCCGGGCCGTATTCCAGCGTTATACTGATAAAATCGAACCGCTCTCTCTGGATGAAGCTTACCTGGACGTGACAGAGTGTGAGCAGCTGCATGGCTCCGCGACGCTGATTGCGCAGGATATTCGCCGGGCGATCCGCGAGGAGCTGGATCTGACGGCGTCAGCCGGCATTGCGCCAGTTAAATTTATTGCCAAGATCGCTTCCGATCTGAATAAGCCGGATGGTCAGTTTGTGGTGATCCCTGAAGAGGTGCCGGATTTTGTCGCCACTCTTAAGCTTGAAAAGATCCCGGGTGTCGGCAAGGTAACCATCCAGAAATTGCATGAGAAAGGTCTGTACGTCGGGCGGGATGTTCAACAGTATGACCGGCATTTACTGCTCAAGCAGTTTGGCAAGTTCGGTCAGTCGCTCTGGTCGCGCGCGCATGGGATTGATGAGCGCGAGGTGGTGGTTGAGCGCGAGCGCAAGTCGGTCGGGGTTGAGCGCACCTTTGCCCAGAATATCAGCAGTTATGAACAGTGCTGGGAAGTGGTTGAGCGGCTATACCCGGAGCTTGAAAAACGCCTGCGCCGGGTCAGGCCAGCGCTGAATATTGCCAAGCAGGGCGTGAAAGTTAAATTTGCCGATTTTCAGCAGACCACGGTCGAGCATACCCAGCACCAGCTGGATAAAGCACAGTTTGTCGGGCTGTTAACAGAAGCGTTGACCCGGCAGCAGGATCGGGAAATTCGCTTGATTGGGATCAGCGTCGGGCTAGAGCAGGGGATCAAAGCACAGCAGCTGTCTTTCGAAGGATTTTAG
- the nqrM gene encoding (Na+)-NQR maturation NqrM: MVVYLTTFAVFILVIAAMAVGYIFQRKTVSGSCGGLGSIGIEKECDCPEPCDARKRREARAARAAEWKKNQII, encoded by the coding sequence ATGGTTGTCTATTTAACGACCTTTGCGGTTTTTATTCTGGTGATCGCGGCGATGGCGGTCGGGTACATTTTCCAACGCAAAACTGTCAGCGGTAGCTGTGGTGGTTTGGGCAGTATCGGGATTGAGAAGGAATGTGATTGTCCGGAACCATGCGATGCCCGTAAGCGCCGTGAAGCCCGTGCGGCTCGTGCTGCAGAGTGGAAGAAGAATCAGATTATTTGA
- a CDS encoding FAD:protein FMN transferase, translating to MSKCVLLFALVLTMSACSDQREMIHLNGSTMGTYYSIKLIKQEGLPPSSEIQAEIDRRLELVNDQMSTYRKHSELSQFNQSRSTAPVPVSAATAKVVSEAIRLAKLTDGALDVTIGPVVNLWSFGPEARPERSPTAEEIAERQQRVGIRHLSVHGESLQKGIPDLYVDLSSIAKGYGVDVVADYFDELQVSDYLVEIGGELRLKGHNKEGAPWRIAIEKPTEDGSRAVQEIIEPGDMAVATSGDYRNYFEQDGVRYSHLIDPKTCQPITNRVVSVSVLHPSSMTADALATAFSVMGKEKSLALAEQENLPVLLVVKTDEGFSEFTSSAFVPYLQKK from the coding sequence TTGAGCAAATGTGTGCTCTTGTTTGCCCTTGTGTTGACGATGTCGGCTTGTAGCGATCAGCGGGAGATGATCCACTTGAACGGCTCGACGATGGGGACTTATTACTCAATTAAGTTGATTAAGCAGGAAGGTTTACCGCCATCGTCAGAGATTCAGGCCGAAATTGATCGCCGTCTGGAGCTGGTCAATGATCAGATGTCGACCTACCGTAAGCATTCCGAGCTCAGCCAATTTAATCAGTCGCGCTCGACAGCGCCGGTGCCGGTTTCAGCTGCGACAGCGAAAGTGGTCAGCGAAGCGATTCGCTTGGCAAAGCTGACCGACGGTGCGTTAGATGTTACTATTGGCCCGGTGGTCAATTTGTGGAGCTTTGGCCCGGAAGCGCGTCCGGAAAGAAGCCCGACCGCGGAGGAAATCGCCGAGCGTCAACAGCGGGTTGGGATCCGTCATTTATCGGTTCATGGTGAGTCGCTGCAAAAAGGCATTCCGGATCTGTACGTGGATTTGTCCTCGATTGCGAAAGGTTATGGCGTGGATGTGGTCGCGGACTATTTTGATGAGCTGCAGGTGTCGGACTACCTGGTCGAAATCGGTGGTGAGCTGCGTCTGAAGGGGCATAACAAGGAAGGGGCACCGTGGCGGATCGCGATTGAGAAGCCGACCGAAGATGGTAGTCGGGCTGTACAGGAAATTATTGAGCCCGGGGATATGGCGGTTGCGACTTCCGGCGATTATCGGAACTATTTTGAGCAAGATGGTGTACGCTACTCGCACTTGATCGATCCGAAAACGTGTCAACCGATCACCAATCGCGTGGTTTCTGTCAGCGTGCTGCACCCGTCCAGTATGACGGCGGATGCCCTGGCGACTGCGTTCTCGGTGATGGGAAAAGAAAAATCTCTGGCCCTGGCGGAGCAGGAAAACTTGCCTGTGTTGCTGGTGGTAAAAACTGACGAAGGTTTCAGCGAGTTTACCTCGAGTGCTTTCGTTCCTTATTTGCAGAAGAAGTAG
- the nqrF gene encoding NADH:ubiquinone reductase (Na(+)-transporting) subunit F gives MDIILGVVMFTLIILALVLVILFAKSKLVPSGDITISVNGDPEKAITTAAGSKLLGALAGNGIFVSSACGGGGSCGQCRVKVKSGGGDILPTELDHITKGEAREGERLACQVNVKTDMDIELPEEIFGVKKWECTVISNDNKATFIKELKLQIPDGESVPFRAGGYIQIEAPAHHVKYADYDIPEEYREDWEKFNLFRYESKVNEETIRAYSMANYPEEEGIIMLNVRIATPPPNNPDVPPGIMSSYIWSLKEGDKCTISGPFGEFFAKDTDAEMVFVGGGAGMAPMRSHIFDQLKRLNSDRKMSFWYGARSKREMFYVEDFDMLQAENDNFVWHCALSDPLPEDNWNGYTGFIHNVLYENYLKDHEAPEDCEYYMCGPPMMNAAVIGMLKDLGVEDENILLDDFGG, from the coding sequence ATGGATATTATTCTTGGCGTAGTCATGTTCACCCTGATTATCCTGGCTCTGGTATTAGTGATTCTGTTCGCTAAATCCAAGCTGGTACCATCAGGTGACATTACTATCTCAGTCAATGGCGACCCGGAAAAAGCGATTACAACCGCTGCGGGTAGCAAACTGCTAGGTGCACTGGCAGGAAACGGTATTTTCGTATCATCTGCGTGTGGTGGTGGTGGTTCATGTGGCCAGTGCCGGGTGAAAGTGAAATCAGGTGGCGGTGACATCCTGCCGACTGAGCTTGACCACATCACCAAAGGTGAAGCCCGTGAAGGGGAGCGTCTGGCCTGTCAGGTCAACGTGAAGACCGACATGGATATCGAGCTGCCGGAAGAAATCTTCGGTGTGAAGAAGTGGGAATGTACGGTTATCTCTAACGATAACAAAGCGACATTCATCAAAGAGCTGAAGCTGCAAATCCCGGATGGCGAGTCTGTACCGTTCCGTGCTGGTGGTTACATCCAGATTGAAGCGCCGGCTCACCACGTGAAGTATGCCGACTACGATATTCCTGAGGAATACCGTGAGGACTGGGAGAAGTTCAACCTGTTCCGCTACGAGTCAAAAGTCAATGAAGAGACGATTCGTGCGTATTCCATGGCGAACTACCCGGAAGAAGAAGGCATTATCATGCTGAACGTGCGGATCGCGACGCCGCCGCCGAACAACCCAGACGTACCACCGGGCATCATGTCCTCGTACATCTGGTCGTTGAAAGAAGGTGACAAGTGTACGATTTCAGGTCCGTTTGGTGAGTTCTTCGCGAAAGACACGGATGCAGAGATGGTCTTCGTCGGTGGTGGTGCAGGTATGGCACCAATGCGTTCTCACATCTTTGACCAGCTCAAGCGCCTGAACTCTGATCGTAAGATGTCGTTCTGGTACGGTGCCCGTTCTAAGCGTGAAATGTTCTACGTAGAAGACTTTGACATGCTGCAGGCTGAAAACGATAACTTCGTTTGGCACTGTGCCCTGTCTGATCCGCTACCGGAAGACAACTGGAACGGCTACACAGGCTTCATTCACAACGTGCTTTATGAAAACTACCTGAAAGATCACGAAGCACCGGAAGACTGTGAATACTACATGTGTGGTCCACCAATGATGAACGCAGCCGTGATTGGCATGCTGAAAGACCTTGGTGTTGAAGACGAAAACATCCTGCTGGATGACTTCGGTGGCTAA
- the nqrE gene encoding NADH:ubiquinone reductase (Na(+)-transporting) subunit E, producing MEHYLSLLVRSIFIENMALSFFLGMCTFLAVSKKVKTSFGLGIAVTVVLTIAIPVNNLVYNLLLKDGALVQGVDLSFLNFITFIGVIAALVQILEMILDRFFPPLYNALGIFLPLITVNCAIFGGVAFMVQRDYNFAESVVYGFGSGIGWMLAIVALAGIREKMKYSDVPAGLRGLGITFISVGLMALGFMSFSGVQL from the coding sequence ATGGAACATTATCTAAGCCTGCTAGTTCGCTCGATCTTTATCGAGAACATGGCGCTGTCATTCTTCCTCGGGATGTGTACTTTCCTGGCGGTTTCCAAGAAAGTGAAGACCTCTTTCGGTCTGGGGATTGCGGTTACCGTTGTACTGACGATCGCGATTCCGGTCAACAACCTGGTTTACAACCTGTTGCTGAAAGATGGCGCGCTGGTTCAAGGTGTTGACCTCAGCTTCCTGAACTTCATCACCTTCATCGGGGTGATTGCGGCCCTGGTACAGATTCTTGAAATGATTCTGGACCGTTTCTTCCCGCCGCTCTATAACGCGCTCGGGATCTTCCTGCCGTTGATCACCGTGAACTGTGCGATTTTCGGCGGTGTAGCTTTCATGGTACAGCGTGACTATAACTTTGCTGAATCTGTGGTATACGGTTTCGGTTCTGGTATCGGTTGGATGCTGGCAATCGTAGCTCTTGCGGGGATTCGCGAGAAGATGAAGTACTCTGATGTTCCTGCCGGTCTGCGTGGCCTGGGCATCACTTTCATCTCTGTCGGCCTTATGGCGTTGGGCTTTATGTCCTTCTCCGGTGTTCAGCTGTAA
- a CDS encoding NADH:ubiquinone reductase (Na(+)-transporting) subunit D codes for MADTKEMKKVLFGPLISNNPIALQILGVCSALAVTTKLETAFVMTLAVTFVTAFSNFFVSLIRNHIPSSVRIIAQMAIIASLVILVDQILKATVYDISKQLSVFVGLIITNCIVMGRAEAYAMKSAPLPSLLDGIGNGLGYGFVLITVGFFRELLGSGKLFGAQVLPLISEGGWYQPNGIMLLAPSAFFLIGFLIWAIRTFRPEQVEAKE; via the coding sequence ATGGCTGATACTAAAGAAATGAAGAAGGTCCTGTTTGGTCCGCTGATCAGTAATAACCCGATCGCGCTGCAGATCCTGGGGGTATGTTCTGCACTGGCTGTGACCACCAAACTGGAAACAGCCTTCGTAATGACGCTGGCAGTAACCTTCGTAACGGCGTTTTCGAACTTTTTCGTATCGCTGATCCGCAACCACATTCCAAGCAGTGTGCGTATTATTGCCCAAATGGCAATCATCGCTTCTCTGGTAATCCTGGTTGACCAGATCCTGAAAGCGACGGTGTATGATATTTCGAAGCAGCTTTCTGTCTTCGTTGGTCTGATCATCACCAACTGTATCGTGATGGGTCGCGCAGAAGCATATGCCATGAAATCAGCGCCACTGCCATCACTGCTCGATGGTATCGGCAACGGTCTGGGCTACGGTTTTGTTCTGATCACAGTCGGTTTCTTCCGTGAGCTGCTGGGCTCAGGAAAACTGTTTGGTGCGCAGGTGCTGCCACTGATTTCAGAAGGTGGCTGGTACCAGCCAAACGGCATTATGCTGCTGGCGCCGTCTGCTTTCTTCCTGATTGGTTTCCTGATCTGGGCTATCCGTACCTTCCGTCCAGAACAAGTAGAAGCGAAGGAGTAA
- a CDS encoding Na(+)-translocating NADH-quinone reductase subunit C codes for MSSNNDSIKKTLIVVITLSLVCSIVVSTAAVMLRPMQQYNAKLDVQRNILSVAGLLQDGINVTETYEQFIEPRLVDLDTGNFVESVDGLTPAEYDQRNAAKTPAQSEKLDPAVDFGKIIRRADVAKVYLVRDTNNGVDKLILPVHGNGLWSMMYAFVAVETDGNTVSGITYYQQGETAGLGGEVENPKWRAQWEGKKLFDENGQPAIRVVKGGAPEGSEHGIDGLSGATLTSNGVENTFKFWLGENGFGPFLAKVREGGLNNG; via the coding sequence ATGTCAAGTAATAACGATAGCATTAAAAAGACGCTGATTGTTGTTATCACGCTGAGCCTGGTGTGCTCGATCGTGGTTTCAACTGCAGCAGTGATGCTGCGTCCAATGCAGCAATACAACGCCAAGCTGGATGTGCAGCGTAATATTCTGTCCGTTGCCGGCCTTCTGCAAGATGGCATCAACGTCACAGAGACTTACGAGCAGTTCATTGAGCCTCGCCTGGTAGACCTGGATACAGGCAACTTCGTTGAGTCTGTGGACGGTCTGACGCCTGCTGAGTATGACCAGCGTAATGCCGCGAAAACGCCGGCACAGTCAGAGAAGCTGGATCCGGCTGTCGATTTCGGCAAAATCATTCGCCGTGCCGATGTTGCCAAGGTGTACCTGGTACGCGACACCAACAATGGTGTGGATAAATTGATCCTGCCAGTTCACGGCAATGGTCTGTGGTCGATGATGTACGCCTTTGTTGCAGTTGAAACCGACGGCAACACGGTATCGGGCATCACTTACTACCAGCAGGGTGAAACCGCCGGTCTGGGTGGCGAAGTTGAGAACCCGAAGTGGCGTGCACAGTGGGAAGGCAAAAAACTGTTTGATGAAAACGGTCAGCCGGCTATCCGTGTCGTGAAAGGCGGCGCACCGGAAGGTAGTGAGCATGGTATCGATGGTCTGTCAGGTGCAACGCTGACAAGTAATGGTGTCGAGAATACCTTCAAATTCTGGCTGGGTGAAAACGGCTTTGGTCCGTTCCTGGCTAAGGTTCGTGAGGGAGGCCTGAACAATGGCTGA